The Glycine soja cultivar W05 chromosome 6, ASM419377v2, whole genome shotgun sequence genome has a window encoding:
- the LOC114416299 gene encoding uncharacterized protein LOC114416299, with amino-acid sequence MFEKVKEELRWVLDPDINPRYWVDDWVILPNLEDDKALRLVNEERTKGSTPILDLHKWSPHIRPTHRLAWVLLWGLPPTVWEVVYMEKVVAELGELVEVDEMVEERWRMDAARILIRTNLRPGIAMAVPVVIDGVDAVIHIVEDMQGLRTKTKPKQSLTWYPPSPLSTEPNTPMTYAAQTPGVDTKGASSDGGSQGSDGGFSGHWRRTQSFLAGRVNRTQSAHICHMDWSAADKPDMAQSYGDNNGVEDQSPKEHNNGHLRQEGKTFNASSHSRCCVDMQKEIITLTTMGAAEEQKEDAVEVADFDQNQKGVEEQNEDAVVALSGSKVGIMEGEKQIIGPFEERLAYSRGQYNCLENSTPLPVGPYHFQNEEGELGQQSIGPINSGTKVYVRRKEFKDSKTVAQSALHPKLLLAATTILYHPSPEL; translated from the coding sequence ATGTTTGAAAAAGTGAAGGAGGAACTGAGATGGGTTTTAGACCCCGACATCAATCCTCGCTATTGGGTTGATGATTGGGTTATCTTACCCAACCTCGAAGACGATAAGGCGCTTCGTTTAGTGAATGAGGAAAGGACGAAGGGCTCCACACCTATACTGGACCTCCATAAATGGTCCCCACATATTCGTCCAACACACAGGTTGGCTTGGGTGCTGTTATGGGGTTTACCGCCAACTGTGTGGGAAGTAGTTTATATGGAGAAGGTCGTGGCGGAGCTTGGGGAGCTGGTGGAGGTTGATGAAATGGTCGAGGAACGTTGGAGGATGGACGCGGCGCGAATCTTGATTAGGACGAACCTCAGGCCGGGCATTGCCATGGCGGTCCCAGTTGTCATTGATGGAGTGGATGCCGTTATTCACATCGTTGAAGACATGCAGGGGCTCAGAACGAAGACGAAGCCCAAACAATCACTCACGTGGTACCCGCCATCACCTCTCTCAACCGAGCCAAACACTCCGATGACATACGCAGCTCAAACCCCAGGGGTTGATACCAAGGGAGCTTCGTCGGACGGTGGGTCACAAGGCTCCGACGGTGGGTTTTCTGGGCACTGGCGCCGTACCCAGTCGTTCCTTGCGGGTCGAGTCAATCGGACCCAATCTGCCCACATCTGCCACATGGATTGGTCTGCCGCTGACAAACCTGACATGGCCCAATCGTATGGCGACAACAATGGTGTGGAGGACCAAAGCCCTAAGGAACACAACAACGGTCATCTACGACAGGAAGGGAAAACATTTAATGCCTCGTCCCACAGTAGGTGCTGCGTTGACATGCAAAAGGAAATAATTACTTTGACCACAATGGGTGCAGCGGAGGAGCAGAAAGAAGACGCTGTTGAGGTGGCAGATTTTGATCAGAACCAAAAAGGTGTCGAGGAGCAGAATGAAGACGCTGTCGTGGCCTTGTCTGGTTCCAAAGTGGGTATTATGGAGGGAGAAAAGCAAATAATAGGCCCTTTTGAGGAAAGGTTAGCCTATAGTAGAGGTCAATATAATTGCCTGGAAAATTCAACCCCTTTACCCGTAGGTCCTtatcattttcaaaatgaagagggGGAGTTGGGCCAGCAATCAATAGGCCCAATTAATTCTGGTACCAAAGTCTATGTTAGAAGAAAGGAATTTAAGGATTCCAAAACTGTGGCCCAATCTGCTCTGCATCCAAAACTTTTGCTGGCAGCCACCACCATTCTCTACCATCCGTCACCGGAGCTCTGA